In a genomic window of Bacteroidales bacterium:
- the priA gene encoding primosomal protein N' → MAKSGLYVDVLLPLALPGAFTYHVDSGHAGRVEPGKRVIVQFGRRKYYSAIIYRVHYDEPKEYKTKPVQTVLDDQPVINSFQMRLWEWMAQYYMCTLGEVYKASLPSGLKLESETKVVYQPAFDEHAASLTEKEALILDVLKDENVLGLKELADKTGRKDVLPIVNSLMNKQALTVEEKLKDAYKPRKESFVKLNFGPEDEQMLNQTFKQLKNAPKQVEILMYLIKLLRNQGNDSDGFVPRQKLLKETSGGTSPLKGLIDKGVVIQEDREISRIGEGNHKQGGIKDLTSAQQEAYDQIQRGFEEKEVALLHGITSSGKTEIYIHLIREQLKKGNQVLYLLPEIALTSQIIHRLKAVFGEQVGVYHSKFPDNERVEVYQKLLNQHETDKFRVILGVRSSIFLPFSKLGLVIVDEEHENTYKQFDPAPRYHARDAAIMLARMHGAKTLLGTATPSIESYYNAKRGKYGLVELMTRYLDIQLPQILIGDILEAKKKKEMSSHFTPTLIENMDEALKNNEQIILFQNRRGFSPYMQCEQCGWIPECKHCDVSLTYHRRSNNLICHYCGYSVSVPQTCPACESQQIATRGFGTEKVEDEIPLFLPDARVKRMDLDSTRSRNAYENIIASFENHEIDILVGTQMVSKGLDFDNVSVVGILNADNMLNFPDFRAFERSYHLMAQVSGRAGRKKKQGRVVIQTSQPNHSIIKNVLENDFYGMYQSQLRERKEFMYPPYYRLVKILLKHRNREVLNDASELLKKELQKMFGYRVLGPQDP, encoded by the coding sequence ATGGCAAAATCCGGTTTATACGTTGATGTTCTTCTCCCTCTGGCACTACCCGGTGCCTTTACTTACCATGTGGATTCCGGTCACGCTGGACGGGTAGAACCCGGTAAAAGAGTGATTGTACAGTTTGGGAGACGAAAGTACTATTCCGCCATCATTTACAGGGTGCATTATGATGAACCAAAGGAATATAAAACCAAACCTGTGCAAACGGTTCTGGACGATCAGCCGGTGATCAATTCCTTTCAGATGCGGTTGTGGGAATGGATGGCTCAATATTACATGTGTACTTTGGGTGAAGTTTACAAGGCCTCCCTGCCTTCCGGGCTGAAGCTTGAAAGTGAGACAAAGGTGGTTTATCAGCCTGCTTTCGATGAGCATGCTGCTTCGCTGACAGAAAAAGAGGCATTGATACTCGATGTGCTTAAGGATGAGAATGTGCTTGGATTGAAAGAACTGGCCGATAAAACCGGAAGAAAGGATGTGTTGCCCATTGTCAATTCCCTGATGAACAAGCAGGCCCTCACTGTTGAGGAGAAACTGAAAGATGCCTACAAACCCAGAAAGGAAAGCTTCGTGAAGCTGAACTTTGGCCCGGAAGATGAACAAATGCTGAATCAGACGTTTAAACAGCTCAAGAATGCACCCAAACAGGTTGAAATTCTGATGTATCTGATCAAATTATTGAGGAATCAGGGCAATGATTCAGATGGCTTTGTTCCACGGCAAAAATTGCTTAAGGAGACTTCCGGCGGCACGTCTCCCCTGAAGGGTTTGATTGACAAAGGTGTTGTAATTCAGGAAGATCGGGAGATAAGCCGGATCGGGGAAGGAAATCATAAACAGGGTGGAATAAAAGATCTGACCTCTGCCCAACAAGAAGCCTATGACCAAATTCAAAGGGGGTTTGAGGAAAAGGAGGTTGCCTTGTTGCATGGTATTACTTCCAGCGGGAAAACAGAAATATACATTCATCTGATTAGGGAACAACTTAAGAAAGGGAACCAGGTATTGTATCTTTTGCCTGAGATTGCACTGACTTCCCAGATCATCCACAGGCTGAAGGCTGTATTTGGGGAGCAGGTGGGGGTATATCATTCAAAGTTTCCCGACAACGAAAGGGTAGAGGTTTATCAGAAACTGCTTAATCAGCATGAAACAGACAAGTTCCGGGTGATCCTTGGGGTCCGCTCTTCAATTTTTCTGCCTTTCTCAAAGCTTGGCTTGGTGATTGTAGATGAGGAGCACGAAAATACCTACAAGCAATTTGATCCTGCTCCGCGTTACCATGCCCGTGATGCCGCCATCATGCTGGCCCGGATGCACGGGGCGAAAACCCTTCTGGGTACGGCTACTCCCTCCATAGAAAGCTATTACAATGCAAAAAGGGGAAAATATGGATTGGTGGAACTGATGACCCGCTATCTTGATATTCAGTTACCACAGATACTTATTGGCGATATACTGGAAGCCAAGAAAAAAAAGGAGATGAGCTCCCATTTTACCCCAACGTTGATTGAAAACATGGATGAGGCCCTGAAAAACAACGAACAGATCATTCTCTTCCAGAACAGAAGGGGTTTTTCTCCTTACATGCAATGCGAACAGTGCGGCTGGATTCCCGAGTGCAAGCATTGTGATGTGAGCCTGACCTATCACCGCCGTTCCAATAATCTGATTTGCCATTATTGCGGATATTCGGTTAGCGTACCTCAAACCTGTCCTGCCTGCGAGAGCCAGCAAATTGCTACCCGCGGCTTTGGCACTGAGAAGGTGGAGGATGAAATTCCCCTTTTCCTGCCTGATGCCCGTGTTAAACGCATGGATTTGGATTCCACACGTTCCAGGAATGCTTATGAAAACATCATTGCTTCCTTCGAGAATCATGAGATTGACATTCTTGTGGGAACCCAGATGGTTTCCAAGGGCTTGGACTTCGATAATGTAAGCGTGGTAGGCATTCTGAATGCCGATAACATGCTGAACTTTCCTGATTTCAGGGCCTTTGAGCGTAGTTATCACCTTATGGCGCAGGTGAGCGGTCGGGCCGGACGAAAAAAGAAACAGGGGAGAGTGGTCATACAAACCAGCCAGCCCAACCATAGCATTATTAAAAATGTGCTGGAAAATGATTTTTACGGTATGTATCAGAGCCAGCTCCGCGAACGGAAAGAATTTATGTATCCCCCTTACTACCGGCTGGTGAAGATATTGCTCAAACACCGGAATCGGGAAGTCTTGAACGACGCTTCAGAACTGCTTAAGAAGGAATTGCAGAAAATGTTCGGCTATCGCGTGCTGGGCCCCCAGGATCCT
- a CDS encoding DUF479 domain-containing protein, which yields MNLLAHIYLSGEDDLVKIGNFMGDYVKGKRYLDYREPLQKGILLHRAIDSFTDHHSRPKKVKKLLRPIYHKYSGIVVDIFYDHFLTTNWSQFSATSLEAFVEHFHQVLRNKFQILPAPVQSFVPRMIERKRLLSYGEMEGVKKALKIMAQHTSLPDKTDDAMNILSEHYKIFNNNFFLFFPQLIEHVKKQYGISICYSCNSGK from the coding sequence ATGAATTTACTGGCACATATTTATTTGTCCGGCGAGGACGATCTGGTGAAGATCGGTAATTTTATGGGAGATTATGTCAAAGGTAAAAGATATTTGGATTATCGTGAGCCTTTACAAAAAGGTATTCTTTTGCACAGAGCTATAGACAGTTTTACCGATCACCACAGCAGACCGAAAAAGGTTAAGAAGCTCCTGCGGCCCATCTATCATAAATATTCGGGTATAGTGGTGGATATTTTCTATGATCATTTTCTGACCACTAACTGGTCTCAATTTTCGGCTACATCTCTTGAAGCGTTTGTGGAGCACTTTCATCAGGTGCTTCGGAATAAATTTCAGATTTTACCTGCCCCGGTACAATCTTTTGTTCCCAGGATGATTGAGCGGAAAAGGCTCCTTTCATACGGAGAAATGGAGGGGGTAAAAAAAGCCCTCAAAATTATGGCGCAACATACATCACTGCCCGATAAAACCGATGATGCCATGAATATTTTATCCGAACATTATAAAATTTTCAACAACAACTTTTTCTTATTTTTCCCTCAACTTATAGAACATGTAAAGAAACAATACGGCATCAGTATCTGTTATTCTTGTAATTCAGGGAAATAA
- the aroB gene encoding 3-dehydroquinate synthase has product MQILSFKSKILVHSEIELQLLSVIDELKPGKIFLLTDNNTYSFCLPHFENLMQREKVAVLEIGQGESQKVISTVIEIWNFLQDHGADRESLLVNLGGGMLLDIGGFAASTFKRGMKFVNIPTTLLSMVDASVGGKTGINLNDYKNHIGTFSQPEYVLISPVFLRTLSIRQIYAGWAEMLKHGVIRSETHLQKILDADPGDIDEVALTGLISESVQIKNYFVQEDPYEKNLRKVLNFGHTIGHAFESLAFSLENPLLHGEAVANGLICELFLSAKFYDPQEHIIREVTDYIGSKYRPIKLSEKDFDKVYKYLLQDKKNTGNKINFTLIRQIGEPLTNQYISREHIEEALKFYINKIA; this is encoded by the coding sequence ATGCAAATATTATCATTCAAAAGCAAAATTTTAGTCCATTCTGAAATTGAATTGCAACTTTTGTCGGTAATCGATGAATTGAAACCCGGCAAGATATTCCTGTTAACAGACAACAATACTTATTCCTTTTGTCTTCCACATTTTGAAAATCTGATGCAACGGGAAAAGGTTGCTGTATTGGAGATTGGGCAAGGGGAATCCCAAAAGGTTATCAGTACTGTGATAGAAATATGGAATTTCTTACAAGACCACGGAGCAGATCGTGAATCCCTGTTGGTCAATCTTGGAGGGGGGATGTTGTTGGATATCGGTGGTTTTGCTGCTTCCACTTTTAAACGGGGGATGAAATTTGTAAACATTCCCACCACGCTTCTTTCTATGGTGGATGCCTCAGTGGGCGGCAAAACAGGTATCAATCTAAACGATTACAAGAATCACATTGGCACCTTTTCCCAACCGGAATATGTGCTGATATCACCGGTTTTTCTGAGAACGCTAAGTATTCGCCAGATATATGCAGGTTGGGCAGAAATGTTAAAACATGGAGTAATCCGGTCTGAGACCCATTTGCAAAAAATACTGGATGCAGATCCCGGGGATATTGATGAAGTGGCTTTAACCGGGCTGATTTCCGAATCCGTACAAATAAAAAATTATTTTGTGCAAGAAGATCCGTATGAGAAGAATCTGCGAAAAGTTTTAAATTTCGGCCATACTATAGGTCATGCATTTGAGAGTTTGGCTTTTTCCCTTGAAAATCCGCTTTTGCACGGTGAAGCAGTGGCCAATGGTTTGATTTGCGAATTATTTCTTTCGGCAAAATTTTATGATCCGCAAGAGCACATCATCAGAGAAGTTACGGATTATATTGGCAGTAAATACCGGCCCATAAAATTGTCGGAAAAAGATTTCGATAAGGTTTATAAATATTTGCTGCAGGACAAAAAGAATACGGGGAACAAGATCAATTTTACCCTGATACGACAAATCGGAGAACCTTTAACCAACCAGTATATCAGCAGGGAGCATATAGAGGAAGCCCTGAAGTTTTATATAAACAAAATAGCGTGA
- the porQ gene encoding type IX secretion system protein PorQ: protein MIMRNILFVPLLLFSLSTNAQVGGGTTYGFLNLTTSARAMALGTKSIAINDDDLNLVYYNPALLSGNMEHHLGMNYVNYFGGINYGYVAYSPGKINRYNVSTGLHYLNYGEFQGADEEGIKTGTFRASEYALNLTASRPLDSNFTVGVHLKPVYSHLDEYRSFGVAADIGLLYTDSAGLFSAALVLENLGTQIIPYTSNQYESLPFEIQIGASLKLKHAPFRFIVVAEHLEKPDLTFQRPDKTRLIYTYYQGGRQDVSFLDKVMRHMIFGVELTPVENFYIRGGYHYRRRQEMKVESKISTVGFSWGFGIRIYKFYLNYGRGTYHLAGGTSHFSVRINLNEF, encoded by the coding sequence ATGATCATGCGCAATATTCTCTTTGTGCCGTTGTTGTTGTTTTCGCTGAGCACCAATGCACAGGTGGGAGGAGGTACCACCTACGGTTTTCTGAATCTCACCACTTCTGCACGTGCCATGGCTTTGGGTACCAAAAGCATTGCCATTAATGATGATGACCTGAATCTTGTTTACTATAATCCGGCTTTACTTAGCGGCAATATGGAACATCATCTGGGCATGAACTATGTGAATTATTTTGGCGGGATCAATTATGGGTATGTGGCCTATTCTCCCGGAAAAATCAATAGATATAATGTTTCCACCGGTCTGCATTATTTAAATTATGGTGAATTTCAGGGTGCTGATGAAGAGGGGATCAAAACAGGTACATTTCGCGCTTCGGAATATGCATTGAATTTGACTGCGAGTCGCCCTCTGGATTCAAATTTTACAGTGGGGGTACATCTAAAACCCGTATATTCCCACCTTGATGAGTACAGATCTTTTGGAGTAGCTGCCGATATAGGCCTTTTGTATACCGACTCAGCCGGCCTGTTCTCCGCAGCTCTGGTTTTGGAGAATTTAGGCACCCAGATTATCCCCTATACCTCTAATCAATACGAGAGCCTTCCTTTTGAAATACAGATCGGAGCCTCTTTAAAATTGAAACATGCTCCGTTTCGTTTTATTGTTGTAGCTGAGCATCTTGAAAAACCTGATTTGACTTTTCAAAGACCCGATAAAACGAGGCTTATATATACCTATTATCAGGGTGGTCGGCAGGATGTAAGCTTTTTGGATAAGGTGATGCGCCACATGATATTTGGAGTCGAACTTACTCCGGTGGAGAATTTTTATATCAGGGGAGGTTACCATTATCGCAGAAGACAAGAGATGAAGGTAGAATCAAAGATTTCTACCGTTGGATTTTCCTGGGGATTTGGAATCCGGATATACAAATTTTATCTGAATTACGGCCGCGGTACCTATCATCTCGCAGGAGGAACGAGTCATTTCTCAGTTAGAATCAATTTGAATGAGTTTTAA
- a CDS encoding KamA family protein, translating to MSNQNTFESVKIDPKSERILAQILDENPDIRHILTGSDDEKEVYAALRKWILDQIDDNSIALKYYSNEISGRDAFKKFKWKEYGAIRILDYIDHEGMEYDDPNLRGERYYNHPIRILWLAATQGKGGGKPPFFTDMLHLFRQINGKSHREFPDKQRIMEWMERHPSGLDPEIVEIRRENRDRILNTFIRKIDEGEMNGSFLDLDPSWSHEKKLNKMQEWWSSKLFHLKMAIRSPELLNEMLDHSLDPDTMDILYQAREAGIPFFVNPYYLSLLDTRANPKFIGADQAIRDYVIYSRQLVKEFGHIVAWEKEDIVEPGKPNVAGWLLPEGHNIHRRYPDVAILIPDSMGRACGGLCASCQRMYDFQRGNLNFNLDKLKPGETWPDKLQILMDYFRKDAQLRDILITGGDALMSADKSLKRILDAVYDMALQKKEDNKSRADGDKYAEMVRVRLGTRLPIYMPQRIDGSLIEVLSEFKEKASKIGIKQFVIQTHFETAMEVTPEAKKAVEKLISAGWIVTNQQVFTAAASRRGHTAKLRKVLSEIGVLPYYTFSVKGFMENYHNFATNARSIQEQIEEKAIGEVSYRNYRKIKKFTEKASDIKRSIRVLLEDEDAPFIGTDRNVLNMPGVGKSLTFRTVGITRQGRRILSFDHDHTRRHSPVIDKMGSITIVESKAISDYMQQLEDMGEDINEYESIWGYSLGETEERIPIYEYPEYDFSVTDHLTNFSMTEKETSE from the coding sequence ATGAGCAATCAAAACACATTTGAAAGTGTAAAAATCGATCCCAAATCGGAACGCATATTGGCGCAGATTCTTGATGAAAACCCGGATATACGTCATATATTAACCGGCTCTGATGATGAAAAGGAAGTGTATGCGGCTCTGAGAAAATGGATCCTGGATCAGATAGATGATAATTCCATTGCATTAAAATATTATTCCAACGAGATAAGCGGGAGGGATGCCTTCAAAAAATTCAAGTGGAAGGAGTACGGGGCGATCCGGATACTGGATTATATTGATCATGAAGGAATGGAATATGATGATCCCAATCTCAGAGGAGAAAGGTACTACAATCATCCCATCCGCATTTTGTGGCTGGCTGCGACACAGGGTAAAGGTGGTGGCAAACCTCCTTTTTTCACGGATATGTTGCATCTTTTCAGGCAGATAAACGGGAAAAGTCACAGGGAATTCCCAGATAAGCAGCGGATAATGGAATGGATGGAGCGCCATCCTTCGGGCCTGGATCCTGAAATTGTTGAAATCAGACGGGAAAACAGAGATCGGATACTTAATACTTTTATCCGCAAGATAGACGAAGGAGAGATGAATGGCTCCTTCCTCGATTTGGACCCATCCTGGAGCCATGAAAAAAAATTAAATAAGATGCAGGAATGGTGGAGTTCAAAATTATTCCACCTTAAGATGGCCATTCGCTCACCTGAACTGTTGAATGAGATGCTGGATCATTCCCTCGATCCGGATACAATGGATATTCTTTATCAGGCACGGGAGGCAGGTATTCCCTTTTTTGTCAATCCTTACTATTTATCTTTATTGGATACAAGGGCAAACCCAAAGTTTATCGGAGCCGATCAGGCAATCAGAGATTATGTGATTTACAGCAGGCAGCTTGTCAAGGAGTTTGGCCATATTGTTGCATGGGAGAAGGAAGATATTGTAGAGCCGGGTAAGCCGAATGTCGCCGGATGGCTGCTGCCTGAAGGACATAATATCCATCGCCGGTACCCGGATGTCGCCATTTTGATTCCCGATTCCATGGGTAGGGCATGCGGAGGTTTATGCGCTTCCTGTCAGAGGATGTATGACTTCCAGCGGGGAAACCTTAATTTCAACCTGGATAAATTAAAACCCGGGGAAACATGGCCCGATAAGCTGCAAATATTAATGGATTATTTTCGTAAGGATGCTCAATTGAGAGATATTCTTATAACTGGAGGGGATGCCCTGATGAGTGCCGATAAATCCCTGAAAAGAATCCTGGATGCGGTATATGATATGGCATTGCAAAAAAAGGAAGACAATAAATCAAGAGCCGACGGAGATAAATATGCTGAGATGGTAAGGGTGAGACTGGGAACCCGTCTGCCTATTTATATGCCTCAAAGAATTGACGGTTCACTGATTGAAGTATTGTCTGAATTCAAGGAAAAGGCCTCAAAAATTGGAATCAAACAGTTTGTTATCCAAACCCATTTTGAGACGGCCATGGAAGTGACTCCCGAAGCAAAAAAGGCTGTGGAGAAGCTTATTTCAGCCGGATGGATTGTTACCAATCAGCAGGTATTCACCGCTGCCGCTTCCAGAAGAGGCCATACGGCAAAGTTGCGCAAAGTACTCAGTGAGATCGGGGTGTTGCCTTATTATACATTTTCCGTGAAGGGTTTTATGGAAAACTACCACAATTTTGCCACCAATGCCCGTTCCATACAGGAACAAATTGAAGAGAAGGCGATTGGTGAAGTTTCCTACCGGAATTACCGCAAAATCAAGAAATTCACTGAGAAAGCTTCTGACATTAAGCGTTCCATTCGGGTTTTACTCGAAGATGAAGATGCTCCTTTTATCGGCACCGACCGAAATGTACTGAATATGCCCGGTGTGGGTAAAAGCTTAACTTTCCGAACTGTGGGAATAACCCGGCAAGGTAGAAGAATATTAAGCTTTGATCACGACCATACCCGGAGACACAGTCCTGTAATCGATAAGATGGGCAGCATAACAATTGTTGAATCCAAGGCGATATCTGATTATATGCAGCAGTTGGAAGATATGGGCGAGGATATCAATGAATATGAGAGCATTTGGGGTTATTCTCTTGGGGAGACAGAAGAAAGAATCCCCATATATGAATATCCGGAATATGATTTTTCCGTCACAGACCATCTCACTAACTTCAGTATGACGGAAAAAGAAACGTCTGAATGA
- a CDS encoding (d)CMP kinase — translation MQRLIIAVDGYSSTGKSTLARDLARHFRIKYIDSGAMYRAVTLYSLRNGLYDPRKEIVDEDRLKEALPFIDIDFHVDEKSGEQSTMLNGENVEQLIRTMEVNKAVSQISQVKFVREKMVEKQRAFAEEGGLVMDGRDIGTVVFPDADVKIFLTASSGVKAQRRFDELKEKGYEVNWDEVFQNVRERDYMDENRDESPLRKARDAVLLDNSHLTREEQLANALEIVRSKTGITGTTGDG, via the coding sequence GTGCAAAGATTAATCATAGCGGTGGACGGGTATTCGTCAACGGGTAAGAGCACACTGGCCAGGGATCTGGCCCGCCATTTCCGGATTAAATATATAGACAGTGGTGCCATGTACCGTGCTGTAACGCTTTATTCCCTGAGAAACGGCCTCTATGATCCCCGGAAAGAAATAGTGGATGAAGACAGGCTGAAAGAGGCGCTCCCTTTTATTGATATAGATTTTCATGTTGATGAAAAGTCCGGGGAGCAGTCAACCATGCTGAACGGAGAAAATGTGGAGCAGTTGATACGGACAATGGAAGTCAACAAGGCAGTGAGTCAGATCAGTCAGGTGAAATTTGTCAGGGAAAAAATGGTGGAAAAGCAAAGGGCTTTTGCCGAAGAAGGAGGGTTGGTCATGGATGGACGGGATATTGGCACGGTAGTTTTTCCTGATGCCGATGTAAAAATATTTCTTACCGCCTCATCAGGGGTGAAAGCTCAAAGGCGTTTTGATGAGCTTAAAGAAAAAGGGTATGAGGTGAACTGGGATGAAGTATTCCAAAATGTCAGGGAAAGAGATTACATGGATGAGAATCGGGATGAAAGTCCTCTGAGGAAAGCCCGGGATGCTGTGTTGTTGGATAACAGCCATCTTACCAGGGAAGAACAACTGGCAAATGCCCTTGAGATTGTAAGAAGCAAAACAGGAATTACCGGAACAACTGGCGATGGGTGA
- a CDS encoding proline dehydrogenase family protein, with amino-acid sequence MIDFENTKIAFQNKTNIDLKRARFLFNTLARPYIVKTGKLFTHFALKTSLPIKWIVKPTVYKQFCGGETIEECKPVVESMAKYNVKSILDYSVEGKEDPEDIKAALEETLRAIENAGKNENIPFAVFKPTAFARSAVLEKASSNQKLTDKEQTEVNDFRNRIDTLCGTAYQYGLPILIDAEEVCYQYIIDEVAREMMRKYNREKAIVFNTLQMYRWDRLDFLTKEFEVAQKENFKYGAKFVRGAYMEKERKWAQQYGYLSPIHPDKASTDRDYNDALKFSVENIEKIAIFNGTHNESSSLYLVELMDKHQIPRDDERIYFSQLFGMSDHISYNLANAGYNVAKYLPYGPVKNVMPYLIRRAEENTSARGQTNRELELIKKELKRRKTK; translated from the coding sequence ATGATTGATTTCGAAAATACAAAAATAGCATTTCAAAATAAAACTAACATAGATTTAAAAAGAGCGCGCTTCCTTTTTAATACCCTGGCCAGACCATACATTGTAAAGACGGGTAAATTATTCACCCATTTCGCTCTTAAAACAAGTTTACCCATAAAATGGATTGTCAAACCCACTGTTTATAAACAATTCTGTGGAGGGGAAACCATTGAAGAATGTAAGCCAGTGGTGGAGTCTATGGCAAAATACAATGTGAAATCCATATTGGATTACAGTGTGGAAGGGAAAGAAGACCCTGAAGACATCAAGGCCGCACTGGAGGAAACACTCAGAGCCATAGAAAATGCAGGTAAAAACGAAAACATTCCTTTTGCAGTTTTCAAACCCACGGCTTTTGCAAGAAGCGCAGTTCTTGAAAAGGCAAGTTCCAATCAAAAACTGACAGATAAAGAACAGACCGAAGTGAATGATTTTCGGAACCGAATTGATACCCTTTGTGGTACGGCATATCAATACGGATTACCTATTTTAATTGATGCTGAAGAGGTATGTTATCAATACATCATTGATGAAGTGGCCAGAGAGATGATGAGAAAATACAACCGCGAGAAAGCCATTGTATTCAACACCTTGCAAATGTACCGGTGGGACAGGCTGGATTTTCTGACAAAAGAATTTGAAGTGGCTCAAAAAGAGAATTTTAAATACGGGGCCAAATTTGTCAGAGGCGCATATATGGAAAAAGAAAGAAAATGGGCTCAACAGTACGGATATCTGTCTCCCATACATCCGGACAAAGCGAGTACTGACCGGGATTATAACGATGCCCTAAAGTTTTCTGTAGAAAATATTGAAAAAATTGCTATTTTTAACGGTACACATAACGAAAGCAGCTCGCTCTATTTGGTGGAACTCATGGACAAACACCAAATACCCAGAGATGATGAGCGCATATACTTTTCCCAATTATTTGGAATGAGCGACCACATCTCTTACAACTTGGCAAATGCAGGTTATAATGTAGCCAAATATTTGCCCTATGGGCCGGTTAAAAATGTAATGCCCTATCTTATCAGGAGAGCGGAAGAGAATACCTCTGCAAGGGGCCAGACAAACAGAGAACTCGAGTTAATAAAAAAAGAACTAAAAAGACGTAAAACCAAATAA
- the pfkA gene encoding 6-phosphofructokinase, with translation MTKFRKIGVLTSGGDAPGMNAAIRAVTRTALYHEISVVGIKNGYQGMIMGQFMELESYMVGDIIQRGGTILKSARSEEFKTEEGRKKAYENLKQENIDGVVVIGGDGSFRGARVFTEEFNIPFVGIPGTIDNDLYGADYTIGYDTALNTIVESVDKIRDTASSHDRLFFIEVMGRDAGFLALRGGIATGAEAILIPEINYDTTNLKEHLAKYYKRKKLTNIVLVAEGDETGGAFEVAEQVREDFKGFDIRVTVLGHIQRGGPPSAFDRVIASQMGAAAVDALMDDQKSVMVGLMNRQIVHVPFNKTIKHQKDVNRNLLDLQEILSI, from the coding sequence ATGACTAAATTCAGAAAAATAGGTGTATTGACCTCCGGCGGAGATGCCCCCGGAATGAATGCTGCCATACGGGCAGTTACCAGAACAGCACTGTATCATGAAATAAGTGTGGTTGGTATAAAGAATGGTTATCAGGGCATGATTATGGGGCAGTTTATGGAATTGGAATCTTATATGGTCGGTGATATCATTCAGCGGGGAGGTACAATACTTAAATCAGCCCGGAGCGAAGAGTTTAAAACGGAAGAAGGACGGAAAAAGGCCTACGAAAATCTTAAACAGGAGAACATTGATGGAGTTGTGGTTATTGGAGGCGACGGTAGCTTCAGAGGCGCCAGGGTGTTTACGGAAGAGTTTAATATACCTTTTGTAGGCATACCGGGAACCATTGATAACGACCTGTATGGTGCGGATTATACCATTGGTTATGATACCGCGCTGAATACAATTGTGGAATCTGTTGATAAGATCAGGGACACAGCCAGTTCGCACGACCGTTTGTTTTTTATTGAGGTAATGGGGCGTGATGCCGGATTTCTTGCCCTGAGAGGAGGAATTGCAACCGGTGCAGAAGCCATCCTGATACCCGAGATCAATTACGATACCACCAATCTGAAAGAACACCTGGCCAAATATTATAAACGGAAAAAGCTGACCAACATCGTATTGGTGGCTGAAGGGGATGAAACCGGCGGCGCTTTCGAGGTAGCCGAACAGGTCAGGGAAGATTTCAAAGGGTTTGATATCAGGGTCACGGTTTTAGGTCACATTCAGCGCGGAGGGCCCCCTTCGGCTTTTGACCGTGTGATTGCAAGTCAAATGGGAGCTGCTGCCGTTGACGCTTTGATGGATGACCAGAAAAGTGTTATGGTGGGTTTGATGAACCGGCAAATTGTTCATGTGCCTTTCAATAAAACCATCAAACATCAGAAAGATGTAAACAGAAATTTACTGGATCTGCAGGAGATACTATCTATTTAA